One Paenibacillus sp. FSL W8-0186 genomic window carries:
- a CDS encoding extracellular solute-binding protein, giving the protein MKRIFKFAALVSILAMVLAGCGANNATSNGQAAPEKVKLTIWHNWTGQDAKAVTMRQLLDDFRAAHPEIELEDEGLPTDGLKTRLRTVAAANEMPDLFVMWPDAMTKEFVKGDLLQPINEFIDSKPEWKDNFIPNALDGFTVDGGIYAVPMNLAPTSFIYYNQAIFDEHGVKVPTTWAELETAIQQFNEKGVIPIALGNKANWVAQSTIFSAIADRVTGTEWFLKAVEQDGAKFTDPEFIEALKVLQNLGNIGAFQEGFNSIDETQMMQLYSQGKSAMFINGGWALGNLVNNTPKEVLDHTHITILPAIEGGKGEPNSTSGVVGTGLGVSKKLTGAKKDAAMELFYALGGPEGQKATLDSSTLVSYNIELDTSKAHPLFVELHELMKNVKIHPVYDSKLSSAAVEVINNGLQELLMGGNPEDIAKKIQDAQAGALGK; this is encoded by the coding sequence ATGAAGAGAATTTTTAAATTTGCAGCATTAGTATCCATTCTAGCGATGGTACTGGCAGGCTGCGGAGCAAATAACGCAACCAGTAACGGGCAGGCTGCCCCGGAGAAAGTGAAGCTGACCATCTGGCATAACTGGACGGGACAGGATGCGAAAGCGGTCACGATGAGACAACTGCTGGATGATTTCAGAGCAGCTCATCCTGAGATCGAACTGGAGGACGAAGGGCTTCCGACAGACGGCTTGAAGACGCGGCTCAGAACAGTAGCGGCCGCGAATGAAATGCCTGACCTGTTCGTCATGTGGCCGGATGCCATGACGAAGGAATTTGTGAAGGGGGATCTGCTGCAGCCGATCAATGAATTCATCGACAGCAAACCAGAGTGGAAGGATAATTTCATTCCAAACGCGCTTGATGGCTTTACGGTAGACGGCGGGATTTATGCCGTACCGATGAACCTGGCGCCAACCTCTTTCATTTACTACAACCAGGCTATCTTTGACGAGCATGGCGTGAAGGTTCCGACGACGTGGGCTGAACTGGAAACGGCGATCCAGCAATTCAACGAGAAGGGTGTCATCCCGATTGCGCTGGGCAACAAAGCGAACTGGGTAGCACAGTCGACCATCTTCAGTGCAATTGCCGACCGTGTTACGGGAACAGAATGGTTCCTCAAGGCCGTTGAACAAGACGGCGCCAAGTTTACTGATCCTGAATTTATCGAAGCTCTGAAGGTACTGCAGAATCTCGGCAACATCGGCGCATTCCAGGAAGGGTTCAACAGTATTGACGAGACACAAATGATGCAGCTGTATTCTCAAGGCAAATCGGCGATGTTCATTAACGGCGGCTGGGCGCTGGGTAACCTCGTCAACAATACGCCGAAGGAAGTGCTTGATCATACGCATATCACGATCCTGCCAGCGATCGAAGGCGGCAAAGGCGAGCCCAATTCGACATCAGGCGTCGTAGGCACAGGCCTTGGCGTCAGCAAGAAATTGACCGGTGCAAAGAAAGACGCTGCAATGGAGCTGTTCTACGCTTTGGGCGGCCCAGAGGGACAGAAAGCGACGCTGGACAGCAGCACGCTGGTCAGCTACAACATCGAGCTGGATACGAGCAAAGCTCATCCGCTGTTCGTAGAACTGCATGAGCTGATGAAGAACGTGAAGATCCACCCGGTTTACGACTCCAAGCTGAGCTCCGCTGCGGTTGAAGTGATCAACAATGGACTGCAGGAGCTGCTGATGGGCGGCAACCCTGAGGATATCGCGAAGAAAATTCAAGATGCCCAAGCAGGCGCACTCGGCAAATAA